The Candidatus Nomurabacteria bacterium genome has a segment encoding these proteins:
- the mraZ gene encoding division/cell wall cluster transcriptional repressor MraZ translates to MLIGEFIHTIDEKNRVSLPAKFRKELGKSVILAIGLDKCIAMFTKNEWERVSQRLRESSMLQSDNRSFSRLLFGNAVEASVDSIGRILVPQFLVERSSIKGKVAIIGVDNRVELWNVDSWNKYKNSIEKEADTLAEKLGQVGIL, encoded by the coding sequence ATGCTGATAGGAGAATTTATCCATACAATAGACGAAAAAAATCGCGTTTCACTTCCGGCAAAGTTCAGAAAAGAACTCGGAAAAAGTGTGATCTTGGCTATAGGTTTGGATAAGTGTATCGCTATGTTCACCAAGAATGAGTGGGAAAGAGTCTCACAAAGACTTCGTGAATCATCGATGCTCCAAAGTGACAACCGAAGTTTTTCCCGTCTTCTTTTCGGTAATGCGGTAGAGGCTTCGGTTGACTCTATCGGCAGAATACTTGTACCTCAGTTTCTTGTAGAGCGCTCCAGTATCAAGGGCAAAGTTGCGATCATCGGTGTAGACAATAGGGTCGAACTTTGGAACGTTGATTCTTGGAACAAGTACAAAAACTCTATAGAGAAAGAAGCCGACACTTTGGCTGAAAAACTGGGACAAGTAGGAATACTTTAG
- the lysS gene encoding lysine--tRNA ligase has protein sequence MALKDIQEARIKKLELLQKEGINPYPSLIKKTISNKLLRDSFEQIEKSGEEVSIAGRIMAIRGQGAILFVVLDDGTEKFQVVLKKDEMDEKVFTLFVDTVDIGDIVSFSGGVFVTQKGEMSVLAKDWQMGSKTLLPLPEKWHGITDDDERYRKRYLDIAMNSELRELFVRKSIFWEVTRDFLKKEGFLEVETPTLEVTTGGAEANPFKTYHRDFDIDVYLRISIGELWQKRLMAAGFPKTFEIGRAYRNEGSSPEHLQEFTNMEFYWAYANYEDGMALTQRLYQEIAQKVYGKMKFTARGQEFDLSGDWPRIEYVDEVKRVTGIDVLTASEEEMKDKLKELGVSYEGDNKERLTDTLWKYCRKQIAGPVFLVGHPKLVSPLSKARTDNPLLTERFQIIIAGSEVGNGFSELNDPIDQRERFDLQQKLIDRGDEEAMMPEWEFVEMLEHGMPPTCGFGFGERLFSFFEDKPLRETTLFPLMRPKED, from the coding sequence ATGGCACTCAAAGATATTCAAGAAGCTAGAATAAAGAAACTAGAACTTCTTCAAAAAGAAGGGATAAACCCTTATCCATCTTTGATCAAAAAAACAATCTCCAATAAGCTTCTTCGAGATTCTTTCGAACAAATAGAAAAAAGCGGCGAAGAAGTTTCTATCGCTGGTAGGATCATGGCGATTCGCGGACAAGGAGCGATACTTTTTGTCGTACTAGATGATGGTACAGAAAAGTTCCAAGTTGTTTTGAAGAAAGACGAAATGGACGAGAAAGTATTTACACTTTTTGTCGATACAGTTGATATAGGCGATATAGTTAGTTTTTCTGGAGGAGTTTTCGTTACTCAAAAAGGTGAAATGAGCGTTTTGGCAAAAGACTGGCAGATGGGCTCAAAGACACTTCTACCTCTTCCTGAAAAATGGCATGGTATCACAGACGATGACGAGAGGTATAGAAAAAGATATCTAGATATCGCCATGAACTCAGAACTACGTGAGCTTTTCGTACGTAAATCTATTTTTTGGGAAGTAACACGAGACTTTCTGAAAAAAGAAGGATTCCTAGAAGTAGAAACACCGACTCTTGAAGTAACGACTGGTGGAGCAGAAGCGAATCCTTTCAAAACTTATCATCGTGATTTTGATATCGATGTTTATTTGCGTATCTCGATAGGAGAGTTGTGGCAGAAGAGACTTATGGCGGCTGGTTTTCCAAAAACATTTGAAATAGGCCGTGCTTATAGAAACGAAGGATCTAGTCCAGAGCACCTTCAAGAGTTTACCAATATGGAATTTTATTGGGCTTATGCAAACTACGAAGACGGAATGGCTCTAACTCAAAGACTTTACCAAGAAATAGCACAAAAGGTATATGGCAAGATGAAATTTACTGCACGCGGACAAGAGTTTGATCTTTCTGGTGATTGGCCTCGTATCGAGTATGTCGATGAAGTAAAACGAGTTACAGGTATCGATGTACTAACTGCAAGCGAAGAAGAAATGAAAGATAAACTAAAAGAACTTGGTGTGTCGTACGAAGGAGACAACAAAGAGCGTTTAACTGATACACTCTGGAAGTATTGTAGAAAACAAATAGCTGGACCAGTATTCTTGGTAGGTCATCCTAAACTTGTGTCACCACTTTCCAAGGCTAGAACTGACAACCCACTTTTGACAGAAAGATTCCAGATCATAATTGCAGGAAGTGAAGTTGGAAATGGTTTTTCTGAACTAAACGATCCGATAGACCAACGAGAAAGATTTGATTTACAACAAAAACTCATAGATAGGGGAGACGAAGAAGCTATGATGCCAGAATGGGAATTTGTAGAGATGCTCGAACACGGTATGCCACCTACTTGTGGTTTTGGTTTCGGAGAAAGATTGTTCTCATTTTTCGAAGATAAACCACTTAGAGAAACAACACTGTTCCCACTGATGCGACCAAAAGAAGATTAA
- the greA gene encoding transcription elongation factor GreA, translating to MDESKYYLSLDKKESLEKELQELKGPKRQEILDTLAFAKGLGDLSENAEYHQARDEQAKLEEKISSLENILRNSVIIEKGIKGEVSLGSKIKLKKKSDKSEREFTLVGEEEADMSLGMLSFKSPLGHAVLGKKKGDKVVVSTPQGEQEYAIISIS from the coding sequence ATGGATGAGTCAAAATATTATCTTTCTCTAGACAAAAAAGAGTCTCTTGAGAAAGAACTCCAAGAATTAAAAGGACCAAAAAGACAAGAAATCTTGGATACACTCGCTTTTGCCAAGGGTCTAGGAGACCTATCTGAAAACGCGGAATACCACCAAGCCAGAGACGAACAGGCAAAACTAGAAGAAAAAATATCAAGTTTAGAAAATATATTGAGAAACAGCGTTATTATCGAAAAAGGTATAAAGGGAGAAGTTTCTCTAGGATCAAAAATAAAACTAAAGAAAAAATCTGACAAATCAGAAAGAGAGTTTACTCTAGTCGGAGAAGAAGAAGCTGACATGTCACTTGGCATGCTTTCTTTCAAATCACCACTTGGACACGCTGTTCTTGGCAAGAAAAAGGGTGATAAGGTAGTTGTTTCTACTCCACAAGGAGAGCAAGAATATGCTATTATAAGTATCAGCTAA